CGACGCCCCGCGCGGCAATGTGCCTACCGGTGCGAAGGACGGCTGGGTGGCCTCGCCGCGCGAAATGCAGTCCTGGGCGCCGCTGTTCTGGATCGGCAAGGACTTCTACACCGGCCCCGGCGGCGGGTATCTGTTCAACCGGCTCACCGGCGCGGGCATCGAGGCCATCCAGGCCAATGTCTACACCGGGCCCTCGGTGGTGGACGGCGGCCCGACCTGGGTCCTCGACTACGCGCCGTCGCCGATCCCGCAGCTCTACGACGAGATCCGCGAGGTCGCGCCCGGCGTCTGGTTCGGCTACTCGTGGATGCGGCAGGGCGGCGGATACGCCCTGCAGCTGAGCTTCATCCTGGCCTGAGCGCACCGAAGCCGTTGCGCTCGTGGATGGCCGGGCGGCGATGTCGCGTGTTCCGCTGCCGCCCGGCTATTTTCACGCCCAGCGACCGCCGCCGTCGACGTGCAGGGTGGCGCCGGTCAGAAAGGGATTGGTCAGCGCCAGCAGCGCGGCCGCCGAGATATCCGCCGGACTGCCCACGCGGCGGGCCGGATTCGCGGCGGCGACCCCGGCGAGGAATTTCTCCTTGCCCGGCCCGTCCCACGCCCCGGAATCCACGATGCCGGGCGAAAGCGCGTTCACGCGTACGGGACCCAGCTCCACCGCAAGCGCGGCCGCTAGTGTCGCCGCCGCGGCATTGGTCGCGGCCATGACCGTGCGCCCCGCCGCGGGCCGCCAGGCGGCGACGCCGGAGAACAGCAGCATCGCCCCGCCGGGCCGGAATCGGGACGCGAATTGCTTGGCCAACAGCAGCGGCCCGACCACTTTGGCGTCGAACGCGCGCTGCACCGCGTCACGATCGAGTCCGGTGACCGGACCATTGGCGGGATCGGAGGCCAGCGTGACCAGGTAGTCCAGTTCCCCGACACGAGCGGCCAGCGCCTCGATCGTCGCCTCGTCGGACAGCTCCACCTCGGGCCGCCCTACCGAGATGACCTGCGCGCCTGCCGCTTTGGCATCGGCGGCGAGCTGTCGCGCGATACCGGAACCGCCGCCGATGATCACCATCGTCTTGTTCTGCAATGTCGTCATGCCAAGGGGAGCGTCGCGCGACCGCCCGATCATCCCATCGCGATCTGAAGGTTTTCGATGCCTCCCATAGAATTGCCGAATGCCAACTCTGCGCGCGCTGGAATGCCTGGTCGCCGTGCTCGATGCCGGGTCCATCACCGAAGCCGCGGCGGCGCTGCACATGTCGCAGCCCGCGCTGTCGCATCAGCTGGCCGCGCTGGAGCGGGAGATCGGCGCGCCGGTGCTGGAACGGCTGCCGCGCGGTGTGCGCGCCACCGTCGTCGGGCGGGCCGTAGCCGCCGATGCGCGCGCGGCGCTGTCCGCGGCACAGCGGGTGGTCACCACGGGCCGCGCCACTGCGCGCGGCGCGGGCGGACACCTGCGGGTGGCGTGCGCGGAGTCCATGACCGCGGGTCTGCTCGCCCCGGTGCTGCGTACCTGGCTGCGGCGAAACCCGCTGGTGGGCTTGGGACTCACTGAGGCGACCAGTGCCGACGAACTGGCCCGGTTGGTGGAAGCGGGGGAGGCGGATGTGGCGATCGGTCCACGCCCGACCCGCTGGAGCGGCAGCGTGGAGGTTATCGGCGTGGAGGAGATCGTGGCGGTGCTGCCGCCGGGACATCCGCTCGGGGAGCGCGCGTTCGTCGATTTCGAGCATCTGCGCGACGAGCCGCTGGTTCACTATCATCCCGACAACGGGCTGGCCGGATGGCTGGACGCCGAGGCGGCGCGCCACGGGGTCGCGCTCACGGCCGGCGTGCGTACCCGCCAGGCGGTGACGGCGGCGCGATTGGCGTCGGCGGGTCTTGGGGTGGCGCTGGTTCCGACCACGGCGCTGGTCGGTGGGACCGCGATGACACTGCGCCGCCTGCGGCCCGCCGTCGAGCGGGACCTGGTGTGCCTGATCGGAATTCCCGGGGATGTCCTCGTGAGCCGTTTCGTCGCGGAGGTGCTCCGGCGCGGCATCCCGATCCCCGCCGCGGTCGCGTCCGCACTGCGGTAGCGCGCGGCCGGGCCTTCGGATCAGTGCGCACGTAACCGTCGTGCCGGGTGGTCTCGGCTTGATAGACGTGGACTCCGTTGTCCACGAAAGGAATTCGATGACCACCCTGCTGCATATCAATGCCTCCGCCCGTGGCGCCCACAGCCAGTCCCGGGCGCTGGCGCGGACCTTCATCGACGGCTTGACCGCCCG
This sequence is a window from Nocardia yunnanensis. Protein-coding genes within it:
- a CDS encoding SDR family oxidoreductase, which translates into the protein MTTLQNKTMVIIGGGSGIARQLAADAKAAGAQVISVGRPEVELSDEATIEALAARVGELDYLVTLASDPANGPVTGLDRDAVQRAFDAKVVGPLLLAKQFASRFRPGGAMLLFSGVAAWRPAAGRTVMAATNAAAATLAAALAVELGPVRVNALSPGIVDSGAWDGPGKEKFLAGVAAANPARRVGSPADISAAALLALTNPFLTGATLHVDGGGRWA
- a CDS encoding LysR family transcriptional regulator, with the protein product MPTLRALECLVAVLDAGSITEAAAALHMSQPALSHQLAALEREIGAPVLERLPRGVRATVVGRAVAADARAALSAAQRVVTTGRATARGAGGHLRVACAESMTAGLLAPVLRTWLRRNPLVGLGLTEATSADELARLVEAGEADVAIGPRPTRWSGSVEVIGVEEIVAVLPPGHPLGERAFVDFEHLRDEPLVHYHPDNGLAGWLDAEAARHGVALTAGVRTRQAVTAARLASAGLGVALVPTTALVGGTAMTLRRLRPAVERDLVCLIGIPGDVLVSRFVAEVLRRGIPIPAAVASALR